CGAAAATACCGATGTGCTGCTGTGGTGGGGCCACGCCGCCCACGGCGATGTGCTTGAAGAGACCGTCGACCGAGTTCAGGCGCGTGTGTTACAGGGGATGGGGCTAATAGTGCTGCACTCTGGGCACTACGCAAAGATCTTCAAACGCCTGATGGGCACGACCTGCTCACTCAAGTGGCGGGAAGCGGGAGAGCGCGAGCGGCTATGGGTCGTTAACCCTGGTCACCCTATCGTTCAGGGCCTGGGCGACTATATCGAATTGCCGCATACCGAAATGTACGGCGAGCCGTTTGCGGTACCCAACCCCGATGAAGTGATCTTTATCAGCGCCTTTGAGGGCGGTGAGGTATTCCGCTCAGGGCTGACCTACAAACGCGGCAATGGCAAGATTTTTTACTTCCGCCCTGGTCACGAAACCTACCCAATCTACTACGACGCACAGGTGAAAACGGTACTGAAGAACGCTGTGAAATGGGCGCGCCCGGAAGGCTCTCGCTGGATCGACAGTTGCCCTAATATTCCTGCTGACCAGGCACCCAACCCGGTGGAAATCAAAGGCGAAGGGCTGCATAAACCCGGCGAGGAGGGCTTCAAATGATCCGTTTAGCGATAATTGGCGCTGGCAGTATGGCTGGTGAGCACGCCAAGCACTTTAGCCGGATCGAGGGAGTGGAAGTGGTGGCGGTGTGCGATATGGAGCTGGCCAAGGCCCGCGACTTTGCTGGCCGTCACGGTATTGCAGATGCGTATGACGACCTGGGGGTCATGCTAGCGCGGACGGATATTCAAGCTGTGAGCAACGTCACGCCGGATGGCGTTCATAAGCTAACGTCACTGGCCGCGATCGCCGCAGGCAAGCACATTCTGTGCGAAAAGCCGCTGGCGACGAATGCAGATGATGCTCATGAAATGGCCCAAGCGGCGCAGGCCGCCAAGGTCATCAATATGGTCAATTTTAGCTATCGCGATGCCCCGGCCATTCAGCACGCTCGTGCGCTGATTACCGCTGGGGCGATTGGTCAGGTTCGCCATGTAGATGCCAGCTATCGGCAAAGTTGGTTGGTCAGCAATGAGTGGGGACGCTGGGATCAGGAGAGTCAGTGGCTATGGCGGCTTTCGGAATCCCATGGCAGCAAAGGCGTGTTGGGCGATGTGGGCGTGCATATTGTCGATTTCGCCAGCTTTCCGGTGGGCGATATTAGCCGCGTAAACTGCGAACTGACCTGTTTTGAAAAAGCTCCGAATAACCGCATCGGCGATTATCTACTGGATGCCAACGATACCGCGCTAATGCGAGTGACTTTTGCCAATGGGGCCAAGGGCACCATTCAAGCCACCCGTTGGGCGACCGGACACCATAACTCGCTAACCCTGAGCGTGCACGGCGATAAAGGTGCTATTCGCGTCGATTTAGACGCCTCAAAAGACGACGTGCAGGTGTGTTTGGACGATGACGTTCACCCAGCGCGTTGGAGCACAGTGAAGGCACCGCCAACGCCCAGTATCTATCAGCGGTTTGTGGAAAGCATCCGCAGTGGTGAAAACGACCAGCCGGACTTTGCCCGAGGGGCAGCGATCCAAACTGTGCTTGATGCCTGCGTTATCTCCAGTCAGGAAGACCGCAGTCTGGAAATTGCAGTGTAATCAGCGTCGCAACGCCGGGCGTTTTTCGGCACACTGGAGGCATTCCAGGTGAAAAATAGGGCGGGAAATAGCCGGTGAGAGATTCGGTGATAAAGAGCAATCAAAGCGCCCAAACGGCCACCATCCGAGAAATTGCCCGGCGGGCCGAAGTATCGATTGCCTCGGTCAGCCGGGCCCTGAACGGCAAACCAGGGCTCAGTGACGCCCTGCGTGAGAAAATTTTGGCGATTAGCCAAGAAGTGGCCTACCAGCCCAGCGCCGCGGCTCGTCAGCTAATAAGCGGTAAAACGGCGGTGGTAGGCATCTCTCTCGGCCGTCAGGATATCGAGCTGCGTCCTTACTATATCTTGCTCTACCAGCACCTTACCGTTGCCCTTCATCAGCAGGGTATGGTGCCGGTGTTCTTTAATCACCAGCAAACCGCCGAATTACCCGAACGCGCGGGGGCTGCTATTTTGCTTGGTGAAGCCCCAGACGATGAGCGCCCGGCGCTGCTTAAGGCCGCTGCGATTCCTTTTGTACGCATAGGTGACGCCGGGGAAGGCTTTTCTGTCGCCCCGGATGATAGGCAGGGTCTGTATGAGATGACCCACCACCTCATTACTCACGGGCGCCAACGGCTGGCCTTTATGGGCGGCGAGCTAGAGGTGCCGCGTCCCCATAGCCGCTTGGAGGGCTACCGGCGGGCATTGGCAGAGGCGGGGCTCGCCGAACGCTTGATCAGCCTACCGCACCGCTTGGCGTCAGACTCCCTTAACAGCTATCGCTATCTAAATCGCTATTTAGACGAAGAGGGCGCCCAACCACTGCCTTTTGATGCGCTGGTATGCGCCACCGACGAACTAGCGTTGGGCTGTGTGGCCGCGCTGGAAGACCGCGGGATTGAAGTGCCTTTTCAGGTCGCGGTAACAGGCTTTGATGACCTGCCCACCCTCGCCACTGGGCTCACCACCGTACGGCAGGATATTGCCGAGATAGCCGAGACGAGCATGGCACTACTGGCAGAAGCGAG
This Vreelandella neptunia DNA region includes the following protein-coding sequences:
- a CDS encoding ThuA domain-containing protein, with product MTINVTVWGENVHEQTNEVVARIYPEGMHHCIAEGLNEAKGIHANAVTLQDPEQGLSEDTLENTDVLLWWGHAAHGDVLEETVDRVQARVLQGMGLIVLHSGHYAKIFKRLMGTTCSLKWREAGERERLWVVNPGHPIVQGLGDYIELPHTEMYGEPFAVPNPDEVIFISAFEGGEVFRSGLTYKRGNGKIFYFRPGHETYPIYYDAQVKTVLKNAVKWARPEGSRWIDSCPNIPADQAPNPVEIKGEGLHKPGEEGFK
- a CDS encoding Gfo/Idh/MocA family protein, producing MIRLAIIGAGSMAGEHAKHFSRIEGVEVVAVCDMELAKARDFAGRHGIADAYDDLGVMLARTDIQAVSNVTPDGVHKLTSLAAIAAGKHILCEKPLATNADDAHEMAQAAQAAKVINMVNFSYRDAPAIQHARALITAGAIGQVRHVDASYRQSWLVSNEWGRWDQESQWLWRLSESHGSKGVLGDVGVHIVDFASFPVGDISRVNCELTCFEKAPNNRIGDYLLDANDTALMRVTFANGAKGTIQATRWATGHHNSLTLSVHGDKGAIRVDLDASKDDVQVCLDDDVHPARWSTVKAPPTPSIYQRFVESIRSGENDQPDFARGAAIQTVLDACVISSQEDRSLEIAV
- a CDS encoding LacI family DNA-binding transcriptional regulator, which translates into the protein MRDSVIKSNQSAQTATIREIARRAEVSIASVSRALNGKPGLSDALREKILAISQEVAYQPSAAARQLISGKTAVVGISLGRQDIELRPYYILLYQHLTVALHQQGMVPVFFNHQQTAELPERAGAAILLGEAPDDERPALLKAAAIPFVRIGDAGEGFSVAPDDRQGLYEMTHHLITHGRQRLAFMGGELEVPRPHSRLEGYRRALAEAGLAERLISLPHRLASDSLNSYRYLNRYLDEEGAQPLPFDALVCATDELALGCVAALEDRGIEVPFQVAVTGFDDLPTLATGLTTVRQDIAEIAETSMALLAEARAGEASRHVSLPVTLVVRETG